A genome region from Polyangiaceae bacterium includes the following:
- a CDS encoding AMP-binding protein: protein MARDGLSMLDAAYEPGVAELPAIFERGNVITYGQLAARVRQRARDLAARGVGLGSRVALRATCDVETIVSFFALIELGVALVPIHPRLTDAEEQALVDDAHPDLRLSGPVTESLNTERLPEPVTGADVPAAIVYTSGTTGRPKGAVLSRKAFVASARASETNLGWHSNDRWLVCMPLAHVGGLSILTRSLLARKPIVLEPRFDPEAVLRAIRRDGATQISVVPTMLDALLEADRDGDLARLRFVLVGGAAASPILLERAAERGLLALTTYGLTEACSQVTCQALRQPGTLEPGSGRALPGVELRIVREDGGAALANEVGFIEVRGPNLMSGYFAGPDKPPTMPTTDGWFATGDMGAVDELGRLFVHARRTDLIVTGGENVYPAEVEQALEQCAGVASAVVFGVPDARWGQIVVAALVLNENGLPENERAMNVIAEASNRLAPHKRPRLVAVLPTLRRTPSGKIDRMAVCRDAMPRLVTVSSR from the coding sequence ATGGCTAGGGATGGCCTGAGCATGCTCGATGCGGCGTACGAGCCCGGCGTGGCTGAGCTTCCGGCCATTTTCGAGCGTGGAAACGTCATCACGTACGGGCAGCTTGCGGCGCGTGTTCGTCAGCGGGCGCGTGATCTCGCGGCGCGCGGAGTGGGCTTGGGCAGTCGCGTCGCGCTTCGAGCGACATGCGACGTGGAGACGATCGTTTCGTTCTTCGCGCTCATCGAGCTGGGAGTGGCGCTCGTGCCCATTCATCCAAGGCTCACGGATGCAGAAGAGCAGGCGCTCGTCGATGATGCTCACCCGGATCTGCGTTTGTCTGGGCCAGTCACCGAATCTTTGAACACCGAACGATTGCCCGAGCCGGTGACGGGCGCGGATGTGCCCGCGGCGATCGTATACACGTCGGGAACGACGGGGCGCCCGAAGGGCGCGGTGCTTTCGCGGAAGGCGTTTGTCGCAAGCGCACGTGCGAGCGAGACAAACCTTGGGTGGCATTCGAACGATAGGTGGCTCGTGTGCATGCCGCTCGCGCACGTTGGAGGCTTATCCATTCTGACGCGGTCTTTGTTGGCACGTAAACCGATCGTATTGGAACCGCGATTCGACCCTGAGGCCGTTCTGCGCGCGATTCGACGTGACGGAGCGACGCAGATATCGGTTGTCCCGACGATGCTCGATGCTCTTTTGGAAGCCGATCGTGACGGGGACTTGGCGCGACTTCGGTTCGTGCTCGTGGGTGGAGCTGCGGCGTCGCCAATATTGCTGGAGCGAGCTGCGGAGCGCGGATTGCTTGCGCTTACGACGTACGGGCTCACGGAGGCGTGTTCGCAAGTGACGTGTCAGGCATTGCGACAGCCGGGCACGCTGGAGCCTGGGTCGGGACGCGCATTGCCTGGGGTGGAGCTGCGTATCGTGCGAGAAGATGGAGGCGCGGCGCTTGCCAATGAAGTGGGATTCATTGAAGTGCGGGGGCCGAATTTGATGAGTGGATACTTTGCAGGCCCGGACAAACCGCCCACGATGCCGACGACGGATGGATGGTTTGCCACGGGTGATATGGGTGCGGTGGATGAATTGGGGCGGTTATTCGTGCATGCGCGGCGCACGGATCTCATTGTGACGGGCGGGGAAAATGTGTATCCGGCAGAGGTGGAGCAGGCGCTGGAGCAATGTGCGGGCGTTGCGAGCGCGGTCGTATTTGGCGTGCCGGATGCTCGTTGGGGGCAGATTGTTGTGGCGGCATTGGTCCTGAATGAAAATGGTTTGCCCGAGAACGAACGAGCCATGAATGTGATTGCCGAAGCATCGAATCGATTGGCGCCTCACAAGCGCCCGCGATTGGTTGCAGTATTGCCAACATTGCGGAGAACGCCGTCAGGGAAAATCGACCGAATGGCGGTTTGTCGTGACGCGATGCCGCGCTTGGTAACGGTGTCGAGTCGATAA